The Micromonospora sp. NBC_00421 genome contains a region encoding:
- a CDS encoding restriction endonuclease subunit S: MTDLPPGWEWCTLGDLVTRIEAGKSFTCHPRPARDNEWGVLKVSAMTWGEFREQENKAVPEGREFDPRYEVRPGDILVSRANTEQYVGAPVLVRKCRPRLLLSDKSLRLVPSPEIDSAWLLRVLSSPSIRRQISARASGQQDSMRNISQQALLSLELPIPPLAEQRRIVAALEGYLSKVKGADALLASAMSKLICHRQATALAAIRGSLVSDDSTDLSASLLVEKIAGRAGILPSGDWPVPASWAWSTLGDLFEIYVGFTPRRSDPTLWQGDVPWVSSGEVAFGRIKATRESIARQAIGNTATKLHAPGTLLLAMIGEGKTRGQVAILDIEAAHNQNCASIRVSNTPILPEFVYIFLMARYDQTRRAAAGGNQLALNRGMIREIRIPVPPVEMQVRIVEVANEAFSANDRLSLELERAVERSARLVSSLLAEAFAGRLVPQDPNDEPAAGLLARIRAERSATIPKQRTRSRRTPKELAAPPTRVTGDDYQQETLPL, translated from the coding sequence GTGACCGACCTGCCACCTGGTTGGGAATGGTGCACGCTCGGCGATCTGGTCACCCGCATCGAGGCCGGAAAATCGTTTACGTGTCACCCGCGCCCCGCACGCGACAATGAGTGGGGCGTGCTCAAGGTCAGCGCGATGACCTGGGGTGAGTTCCGTGAGCAGGAGAACAAGGCAGTTCCTGAGGGTCGAGAATTCGACCCGAGGTATGAGGTTCGGCCTGGGGACATCCTCGTAAGCCGCGCGAACACGGAACAGTATGTAGGCGCTCCGGTCCTGGTCCGCAAGTGCCGTCCCCGACTTCTGCTCAGTGACAAGAGCCTGCGATTGGTGCCGTCTCCCGAGATTGATTCCGCCTGGCTGCTTCGAGTTCTTTCCTCGCCGTCGATCAGGCGTCAGATATCCGCCCGCGCCAGCGGCCAGCAGGACTCGATGCGGAACATCTCCCAACAAGCGCTCCTGTCCCTGGAACTGCCCATCCCGCCGCTCGCCGAGCAGCGCCGCATCGTCGCGGCCCTAGAAGGTTATCTGTCTAAGGTCAAGGGAGCGGATGCACTTCTTGCTTCTGCCATGTCGAAACTGATCTGCCACCGTCAAGCAACTGCACTCGCTGCTATCCGTGGTTCACTTGTATCGGATGACTCGACTGATCTCTCCGCGAGTTTACTGGTGGAGAAGATCGCTGGGCGGGCTGGGATTCTTCCTAGTGGCGATTGGCCTGTTCCTGCGTCGTGGGCGTGGTCGACGTTGGGGGACCTGTTCGAGATCTATGTCGGCTTCACTCCGCGTAGGTCTGATCCGACATTATGGCAGGGTGATGTGCCCTGGGTGTCGAGCGGAGAGGTTGCTTTCGGGCGAATTAAAGCCACGAGAGAGAGCATCGCTCGGCAAGCAATTGGCAATACCGCTACCAAATTGCATGCCCCAGGCACCTTACTTCTTGCCATGATCGGTGAAGGCAAGACGCGCGGTCAGGTGGCAATCCTTGACATCGAAGCTGCCCATAACCAAAATTGTGCATCAATACGCGTATCAAATACTCCGATTCTCCCCGAGTTTGTTTACATCTTTTTGATGGCGCGATATGATCAGACGCGGCGTGCTGCTGCGGGCGGAAATCAGCTCGCCTTGAATCGAGGCATGATCCGCGAAATCCGGATTCCAGTTCCGCCAGTTGAAATGCAGGTGCGGATCGTTGAAGTCGCGAATGAAGCATTCTCTGCAAACGATCGGTTAAGCCTGGAGTTGGAGCGCGCTGTAGAGCGATCCGCACGGCTGGTGTCGTCGCTGTTGGCGGAGGCGTTTGCGGGGCGGTTGGTACCGCAGGATCCGAACGACGAGCCGGCCGCCGGACTGCTCGCCCGGATCAGGGCCGAGCGCTCGGCCACCATCCCGAAGCAGCGGACGCGCTCCCGGCGTACCCCCAAGGAGTTGGCGGCACCGCCGACCAGGGTGACCGGCGACGACTATCAGCAGGAGACCTTGCCACTGTGA
- a CDS encoding type I restriction-modification system subunit M, producing the protein MSTVDSRRLVQKLWNYCDVLRDDGVSTIDYVEQLTFLLFLKMADERARRTFRPEQIVPDELSWQTLLDAEGDDLEVQYRHILTGLAREGGTLGTIFRKAQNKIQDPAKLKRLIVDLIDKQEWSGTGVDVKGDAYEELLAKGAEDAKSGAGQYFTPRALTVAMVDCMLPTPDDTITDPACGTGGFLLAAYDHIQRNHGSTLTPDQRRRLAGGAISGTELVDGTARLAAMNMLLHGIGTPNGPSLIAVRDALGREPDQRVSLVLANPPFGRSSSIRMVGEDGRSSREEREIERADFWATTANKQLNFVQHIAALLEIDGRAAVVLPDNVLFEGGAGETIRRRLLKQYDLHTMLRLPTGIFYAGGVKANVLFFERKRAREEPWTQTLWVYDFRTNQHFTLKQNPLRREHLQDFVDCYLPGKDRAERVETERFRPFSYDELIARDKVNLDITWLKDASLEDADALLPPEVIAQEIVEDLQAALREFAAIAEALGATASRVDTD; encoded by the coding sequence GTGAGCACTGTGGATTCGCGCCGTCTGGTGCAGAAGCTGTGGAACTACTGTGACGTGCTGCGCGACGACGGCGTGTCGACCATCGATTATGTGGAGCAGTTGACGTTCCTGCTGTTCCTCAAGATGGCCGACGAGCGGGCCAGGCGGACGTTCCGGCCGGAGCAGATCGTGCCCGACGAGTTGAGCTGGCAGACCCTGCTGGACGCCGAGGGCGACGACCTGGAGGTGCAGTACCGGCACATCCTCACCGGGCTGGCCCGGGAGGGCGGCACCCTCGGCACCATCTTCCGCAAGGCGCAGAACAAGATCCAGGACCCGGCGAAGCTCAAGCGGCTGATCGTCGACCTGATCGACAAGCAGGAATGGTCGGGCACCGGGGTCGACGTCAAGGGCGACGCCTACGAGGAGTTGCTGGCCAAGGGCGCGGAGGACGCGAAATCCGGCGCGGGGCAATACTTCACCCCGCGTGCGTTGACCGTCGCGATGGTCGACTGCATGCTGCCCACCCCCGACGACACGATCACCGACCCGGCCTGCGGCACCGGCGGGTTCCTGCTGGCCGCCTACGACCACATCCAGCGTAACCACGGCAGCACCCTCACCCCCGACCAGCGGCGACGGCTCGCGGGCGGCGCGATCTCCGGCACCGAGCTGGTCGACGGCACGGCCCGCCTGGCGGCGATGAACATGCTGCTGCACGGCATCGGCACCCCGAACGGCCCGTCGCTGATCGCCGTGCGCGACGCCCTCGGCCGGGAGCCTGACCAGCGGGTCAGCCTGGTGCTGGCCAACCCGCCGTTCGGGCGCAGTTCGTCGATCCGGATGGTGGGGGAGGACGGCCGGTCCTCCCGCGAGGAACGCGAGATCGAGCGTGCCGACTTCTGGGCCACCACCGCCAACAAGCAGCTCAACTTCGTCCAGCACATCGCCGCGCTGCTGGAGATCGACGGCCGGGCGGCGGTCGTCCTGCCCGACAACGTGCTGTTCGAGGGCGGCGCGGGGGAGACCATCCGCCGCCGGCTGCTCAAGCAGTACGACCTGCACACCATGCTGCGCCTGCCCACCGGCATCTTCTACGCCGGCGGCGTCAAGGCCAACGTGCTGTTCTTCGAGCGCAAGCGCGCCCGCGAGGAACCCTGGACCCAAACCCTCTGGGTGTACGACTTCCGCACCAACCAGCACTTCACCCTCAAGCAGAACCCGCTGCGCCGGGAACACCTCCAGGATTTCGTCGACTGCTACCTGCCCGGCAAGGACCGCGCCGAGCGGGTGGAGACCGAACGTTTCCGCCCCTTCTCCTACGACGAGCTGATTGCCCGCGACAAGGTGAACCTGGACATCACCTGGCTCAAGGACGCCTCCCTGGAGGACGCCGACGCGCTGCTGCCACCCGAGGTGATCGCCCAGGAGATCGTCGAGGACCTCCAGGCGGCCCTACGCGAGTTCGCCGCCATCGCCGAAGCCCTCGGCGCGACAGCCTCACGGGTCGACACCGACTGA
- a CDS encoding DUF6204 family protein, which produces MAAKTYQVIVRGKFAPLGDEQRAALLARADDHEVFQARFTEEGTVTYERSLLGFTFRCLIPATGEESEAVVIGRAEALAAAAVAELGAGHRDLRSVSTDLDNIKIRHRAHP; this is translated from the coding sequence ATGGCCGCTAAGACCTACCAGGTCATCGTGCGCGGCAAGTTCGCGCCGCTCGGTGACGAGCAGCGTGCCGCGCTGCTCGCCAGGGCGGACGACCATGAGGTGTTCCAGGCGAGGTTCACCGAGGAGGGCACCGTGACCTATGAGCGGTCCCTGCTCGGGTTCACCTTCCGCTGCCTGATCCCGGCCACCGGGGAGGAGTCAGAGGCGGTGGTGATCGGTAGGGCGGAAGCGCTGGCTGCGGCCGCCGTCGCGGAACTCGGTGCCGGCCACCGTGACCTCAGGTCGGTGTCGACCGACCTCGACAACATCAAGATCCGCCACCGCGCACACCCGTAA
- a CDS encoding helix-turn-helix transcriptional regulator produces MSRDPVLLMGPYEIAQRMSVSRQRFQQLTRHPTFPRPYQELRGMKVWLAEDVEEWITKHRPPRPTDGDTPE; encoded by the coding sequence ATGAGTCGTGACCCGGTGCTGCTGATGGGTCCCTACGAGATCGCCCAGCGGATGAGTGTCTCGCGGCAACGGTTCCAGCAGCTCACCCGGCACCCCACCTTCCCGAGGCCCTACCAGGAGCTACGCGGCATGAAGGTGTGGCTGGCCGAGGACGTCGAAGAGTGGATCACGAAGCACCGGCCGCCACGCCCCACCGATGGCGACACCCCGGAGTAA
- a CDS encoding DUF3237 family protein, giving the protein MRLVHRRSLLAGALAVATLVGAGGLATSASAAAGCRVTYTVSSQWNGGFGANVAVTNLGDPLNGWQLTWSFTAGQQVTQYWNGTATQNGGRVTVGNTTWNAALGTGASAAFGFNGSWNGVSNPAPTDFALNGTPCTGGTTTPTAPTTPTPGTPPPTTPPPTPTTPPPSSTPLPTPSTTPSGAEATIVPDPSWTCGRSAGIVPPARGRLVLRATAQLGAIRDVGLTQYGHRRILDIRGGTITGGRINGTILTGGLDLELTLGNGATELEQVAILRTNDGTLIYLRSCGVAPAGDSTVRIVPDFEAPNSSAYAWLNTGTYAGTRTVDTATNTLHLAVYDVSGVTPADPRVQLTDPAGVANQSWDCATGSGTRGAAVFTETVTLGASVSIGASKRGTRNIIPITGGTVTGRVTGTVLPGGADYQLIGATSTLDARYVLSTDDRELILVRNCGAFGRLVPTFEARAAGPYAFLNANTWLSSDPGSAQGGVSITFYERR; this is encoded by the coding sequence ATGAGGCTCGTACACCGTCGGTCCCTGCTCGCCGGAGCGCTCGCCGTCGCCACCCTGGTCGGTGCCGGCGGCCTCGCCACCTCGGCCTCCGCCGCCGCCGGCTGCCGGGTCACCTACACCGTCTCCAGCCAGTGGAACGGCGGCTTCGGAGCCAACGTCGCCGTCACCAACCTCGGCGACCCGCTCAACGGCTGGCAGCTCACCTGGTCGTTCACCGCCGGCCAGCAGGTCACCCAGTACTGGAACGGCACCGCCACTCAGAACGGCGGTCGGGTCACCGTCGGCAACACCACCTGGAACGCCGCGCTCGGCACCGGGGCGAGCGCGGCGTTCGGGTTCAACGGCTCGTGGAACGGCGTCAGCAACCCGGCACCCACCGACTTCGCACTCAACGGCACCCCCTGCACCGGCGGCACCACCACGCCCACGGCACCGACCACACCCACCCCGGGCACCCCGCCACCCACCACGCCGCCACCCACCCCGACCACGCCGCCGCCGTCGAGCACCCCGCTGCCCACCCCGAGCACCACCCCGAGCGGCGCGGAGGCGACGATCGTGCCCGACCCGTCCTGGACCTGCGGCCGGTCCGCCGGCATCGTGCCACCGGCGCGCGGCCGGCTGGTCCTCCGCGCCACCGCCCAGCTCGGTGCGATCCGTGACGTGGGGCTCACCCAGTACGGCCACCGCCGCATCCTCGACATCAGGGGCGGCACGATCACCGGGGGCCGGATCAACGGCACCATCCTCACCGGCGGGCTGGACCTCGAACTCACCCTCGGCAACGGTGCGACCGAGCTGGAACAGGTCGCCATCCTGCGTACCAACGACGGCACCCTCATCTACCTGCGCAGCTGCGGAGTCGCGCCGGCCGGCGACTCCACCGTCCGGATCGTGCCCGACTTCGAGGCCCCGAACTCCAGCGCGTACGCCTGGTTGAACACCGGGACGTACGCCGGCACCCGGACGGTCGACACCGCGACGAACACCCTGCACCTGGCCGTGTACGACGTCTCCGGGGTGACCCCGGCCGACCCGCGCGTGCAGCTCACCGACCCGGCCGGCGTCGCCAACCAGTCGTGGGACTGCGCGACGGGCAGCGGCACCCGGGGCGCGGCGGTGTTCACCGAGACCGTCACGCTCGGTGCCAGCGTCTCGATCGGGGCCAGCAAGCGCGGCACCCGCAACATCATCCCCATCACCGGCGGCACCGTGACCGGCCGGGTGACCGGGACCGTCCTGCCCGGCGGCGCGGACTACCAGCTCATCGGCGCGACCAGCACGCTTGACGCCCGCTACGTGCTGTCCACGGACGACCGGGAGCTGATCCTGGTCCGCAACTGCGGGGCGTTCGGCCGGCTGGTGCCGACCTTCGAGGCCCGCGCCGCCGGCCCGTACGCCTTCCTCAACGCCAACACCTGGCTCAGCTCCGACCCGGGTTCCGCCCAGGGCGGCGTGAGCATCACCTTCTACGAACGCCGGTGA
- a CDS encoding FAD-dependent oxidoreductase — protein sequence MDVDVLVVGGGIIGSTAAVRLRERGAQVTLLTADPPDDTVSAVAAAVWYPSHTDADPRVLRWAVETHAELSWQATTGVPGVVARPTRMLLRRPWTGPPWWAAATGDLATGPGFGPYAAELRFTAPTVEMSPYLGWLRDRFTAAGGVVKTGRLDRLVDGFALAPTVVNATGLAAGRLADDPAVHPVRGQLVLVANPGLTTSVRDEENPAGITYVHPRRHDVVLGGTFEPGEWDTSPDPATSAAIRDRCVALVPELADAPVLRSRVGLRPARHGGPRVAVQAGAAPGQRLVHAYGHGGAGVTLAWGCADEVARLALDG from the coding sequence ATGGACGTGGACGTGCTTGTGGTCGGGGGCGGGATCATCGGGTCGACGGCGGCGGTGCGGCTGCGGGAGCGGGGGGCGCAGGTGACGCTGCTGACCGCCGACCCGCCCGACGACACGGTGTCGGCGGTGGCCGCCGCGGTCTGGTATCCCAGCCACACCGACGCCGATCCCCGGGTGCTGCGCTGGGCCGTCGAGACACACGCGGAGCTGAGCTGGCAGGCCACCACGGGGGTGCCCGGGGTGGTGGCCCGGCCGACCCGGATGCTGCTACGCCGCCCGTGGACCGGCCCGCCGTGGTGGGCGGCGGCGACCGGTGACCTGGCGACCGGGCCGGGCTTCGGGCCGTACGCGGCGGAGTTGCGGTTCACCGCGCCGACGGTGGAGATGTCGCCCTACCTGGGCTGGCTGCGGGACCGGTTCACGGCGGCCGGTGGGGTGGTCAAGACCGGCCGGCTGGACCGGCTCGTCGACGGGTTCGCCCTCGCCCCGACGGTGGTCAACGCGACCGGCCTGGCCGCCGGCCGGCTCGCCGACGACCCGGCCGTGCATCCGGTACGCGGGCAGCTGGTGCTGGTGGCGAACCCCGGCCTGACCACCTCGGTACGCGACGAGGAGAACCCGGCCGGCATCACCTACGTGCACCCGCGCCGGCACGACGTGGTGCTCGGCGGCACCTTCGAGCCGGGCGAGTGGGACACCAGCCCCGACCCGGCCACCTCGGCGGCGATCCGGGACCGGTGCGTGGCGCTGGTGCCGGAGCTGGCCGACGCCCCCGTGCTGCGGTCCCGGGTGGGGCTGCGCCCGGCCCGGCACGGTGGGCCGAGGGTGGCGGTGCAGGCCGGGGCGGCCCCGGGGCAGCGGCTGGTGCACGCGTACGGCCACGGGGGCGCCGGGGTGACCCTGGCCTGGGGCTGCGCGGACGAGGTGGCCCGGCTGGCCCTGGACGGCTGA